The genomic segment ttgcctTAGAAGCTGTGGGGCGACCTGCCTTCCCTTTGCCTTTCACTGGGCTGGGGgtcactgggaaaagaaaaaggcttaTCAAAGTTCTGATCAGCAACAACAACCAGAACAAACAAGCAGTCAGATAGCTTCACACAAACAGAATTTCTTACAAGACACCTCAGCAGCAAGCTTCATTTCACTTTGCCCATACCAGAATTTGCTATAAGACCTCAGCAGCAAGCTTCATTTCACTTTGCCCATACCAGAATTTGCTATAAGACCTCAGCAGCAAGCTTCATTTCACTTTGCCCATACCAGAATTTGCTGTAAGACCTCAGCAGAAAGCTTCATTTCACTCTGCCCATACCAGAATTTGCTACAAGAGTCCTCAGCAGAAAGCTTCATTTCACTCTGCCCATGCCAGAATTTGCTATAAGACCTCAGCAGCAAGCTTCATTTCACTCTGCCCATACCAGAATTTGCTATAAGACACCAGCAGCAAGCTTCATTTCACTTTGCCCATACCAGAATTTGCTATAAGACACCTCAGTAGCAAGCTTCATTTCACTTTGCCCATACCACACACAGTCTTTTTGATCATTCCTCATTAGTAAAGCTAAGCTGAAAAGTGACAGCCCTCAGGATAATGGCTTCAAAATGGATGAACCTCTATTTAGATGagacactaggaagaaattcttccccatgagggtggtgaggcagtggGACAAGTTGCCAGAGAAGTTACAGGGGCTCCAAGGCTGGAACTATCCAAAGCAAGGTTggctggggccttgagcaagctggtccaataggaggtatccctgctcatggcagggaggttggaactagactaTCTTTAAGATGCCTTCCAAACTCAGCTTTCTTTGATTCTATAAAAAGCTAGATAATAAGATTTCTAAACTATTTAATTGCAAATCCTTCCTAATTACTGGATAGGACACAATAAATTGCCAAAGCAGTACATACATTGCTATTTTGACTTTAGACTGCCCACAGAAATGGATCAATTTTGGTTCAGATCTCTCtacttctctcaggtggccagcaccagaacaagaggacacagcctcaagctatgccaggggagatttaggctggaggtgaggagaaagttcttccctgagagagtcattggacactggaatgggctgcccggggaggcggtggagttgccatccctggagctgttcaaggcaggactggacgtggcacttggtgccatggtctggccttgagctctgtggtaaagggttggacctgatgatctgtgaggtctcttccaaccctgatgatactgtgatactttcctCCACCCTGAAAACATTACAAAGTTCATGAGCCTCATAAAAAGATAAAAACAATAAAGCAGCCAGGAATTCTATTATTTGGCTGTGACACAGAGTcagactgcagcacctcaagaGGGAAGGTTTGGGAATCCACACAAAGGTTGAGTTGGCTCGTTGGCAGAAACTAGTTAACCCTAGTCAAAAGTTAAAGCCACCTTATTATTTCACAACGTTATTATTTCATTgtggtccctgcccatggtaggggggttggaactagatgatccttggggtcccttccaaccctgactgattctatgatttaaatcATGAATTACATGTTCTGTATGTACAGCACTCTGGGTGATTGTCTACTGACCCCAAGTGTTTTATTGAGTCTtatacagcaggaaaaaaaatcagccccTAAAGCACTCTGTTTAACTTCCTTAACATCATCTCACCTGTAGCCTTTAGCCTGGGCTTgggcattttcttttctttcctctctggcTTGGATTTCTTAGagacttttttgtttttcttttttgaacTGCCATAGTCACTGTCATCATCATCTTCCATGAGGAAGTCTTCATCGCTTCCCGAATCTGCCGAGTAGAAAGAAATGTAAGGTTTTGGAAGAAGACACAGGTGAGAGATCAGTCAGTGGAGAGAAGAATCTAGCAGCCTCTGATCTGGTGAGCTCTCACTTACCTACTGTGCTACAGAAATCTGATACAGATTTCACACTCTTTGGGGTAAAGCACAGTAGGACAAAGTGTTCTGAGGTCTTCAAAATATGCCTTATCTCCTTTACAAGCCACTTATCTCAAAAGGCAGAGAATCTCTTGACAGAGAAGTTAAGTGAGCTTCTCCATGGTGTTCCAACTCCATCCTGAGATCAATTTTGCACTCTGTACTGCAAGAACTTCCCGTGGTTCATCACCAGTTGACTCCATCTTTTCTTACCAAACTGTCCTATTGTGGCCGATCAAGGACAAAGTCACCCTCTGAAAGCATCATCAATGCCTCAAAACCAGTGAGGTACCAACAAGTAGCAGAAAGCAGAGACTTTGACTGCAATCCTTTGGGACTGCTTACAGACACTTGTAGGTCTTTGCTGCAGACTTTGGACAGCAATTCTAGGTGTGCAAAGCAGTGACAAATGAAGGACAAGTCCATGTCTGCACTgtcagagagacttttcataaaggtgtctagcaacaggccaagggggaatggtttgaagctaaggGACAGCAGGGTTAgtctgaagcctgggaagaagttcttcagaaggAAGGTAGTGAGACtctagaataggttgcccaaggaggttgtggctgcctcctcccttggGATaatcataatcacagaatcatagaatcaaccaggttggaagagacctccaagatcatccagtccaacctagcacccagccctatccagtcaactagaccacagaatcatagaatcaaccaggttggaagagacctccaagatcatgctcaaggccaggctggacgaggccctAAGCAgcagagtctagttgagaggtgtccctgcccatggcagggaggctgcagtagATGATTGCTGAGCTTCCTTACAACATAAGCCATCCCATGACTACTTTTGTTGTCCGGCCAGACCCACAATCTCACACCCAATATACCCAGTGCCACATTCATTTCCATTATTTCACTCACTCTCCTGGAATTGTGCCTCATCATCCTCTTGTTCTTCCTCCTCACTACCCACATCATCCATGAGCATCTCTCGTTGCTTAGAGGCTGCTTTGGATGCTGCCTGTCGTTGCTGGCGCACGTTTTTATGGTCTTCTTTCTCATCCTCGCTGTCCTCTGCAGCAAAAGTCATCAAGTTGTAATGAAGATATAAAGCACAGCCCACCCAACTGTCCAGAGCTAGCAGGTGGGCAAGACAAAGGTCAAGTCCTTCAGGAGAAACTTAATCAAGATGCTCACAGAGAGCAGAAcaaggcctgttgtgacagaacaagggctgATGGCTTTCAACTAAGAGGGAGACTCAGACTAGAGAGAAATTTTACACTAAGATGGtaagaccctggcccaggtctGGTTGTTTGTGGCTCTaagcaatctgctctagctgAAGGGGTCTCTGCTCACTGTAAGGTTGCTgggctagatgagctttggaagtcctTTCCCACCTAAAGCACTCAGTGATTCCATTCTGCAATTACACTTTTGACTCAGCAAGTCAGCTTCTGTAACCCAACAAcgacccagcacagcagctgtccCTGCAAAGGCTAACAACCCTTCTTTGTTTTTACCTGCAGGCCTTTTCCTGGATTTGGAAGCTGCTCTCTTGTTCTTTTCTGGTTtagccttttttccttttttgcttttttgaGAGCTCTCATAGTCACTGTCAGCTTTGCCATCATCTGCTCCTAAGTCATCGTCTTCACTGCCAAAATCCTCATCTGGAAGAAAAAGGTACAGACATGAAGCTTCTTGTATCATTCTGAGATATGGATGAGAACTGAAAAGAGGTTAACACAGACCTGTGAAGAGAAACTTtgtaacaaaacaaaatacaacaaTCTGTTATTCCAAATCAGTGTTGGAAGAAGcaacagcagaggcagcagcagcagcagagacagcattAAATTTAAGTTCCATCTGTTAGAAAAGTGCATTCTTCTCTATTAAAACTATTTCTTTCCTCTGTCAAATCCTACTCCTGTAGCTCTTACAACCTGCCCTTCAATTTGAAGATATTCCATCAGTAGCATAAGGTTAGTTACCTGCTGAGTGTGAATCATCTTTCTTAGTCTTCACATCTTTTTCTTCTGAATCCTCACTGAAAATAAGAGAAAGACAAGGGTCTGACTGCTGTTAGCTTCAACTTCAGTCACTGCTGTGTGGAAAAGAGCAAGTATCACACAGCAAACTGATCTCTAGGCTAGGAACTTGCACTTTCCCTGGGTGTTACACACCAGGATTACCCATTTGTGCATGTAGTTGTGGTTGGAAAGAGACTGTTCAAACTCTGCATCACACACAATGTGATGTGCAGTCAAATTTCTCTCTGCTCCGtcccagtgaggccacatctggagtactgggtgcagttctgaggttccccaattcaagagaggacagggaactactggagagaatacagtggaggccatgaagatgctaagggacctgcagcatctcttgtgaggagagaagcagagaggcctggggctgccgagcctggagaagagcagccccagaggcgATCAGATGAAtattcagcaagagctaaagggtaggGAGCAAAAGGATGGGGCTGTTTGCTTCTCAGTggcatccagtgacaggacaagaggcaactggcacaaactggaacccaggaggttccatctgaacaggaggagaaactccttcagtgtgagggtgctggagccctggcacaagctgcccagagaagttgtggagtctcctcctctggagagattccaatcTCACTTGGCCATTGTGATCCAGGGCAAGCTGTTGTGGGtgtctctgctttagcaggggcttggactagatgatctccagaagtcccttccaatctctaccaTTCTGGAATTCTCTCAAGTAAATCAACCATGAACTAACATGGTTGAGATGAATCATGCacttccctctcatcctaccaaTAACCCAGATGTCTTTTATTCCACAGTTAGAATGTTGATGTTTCAGACACCAATCCATGGCTGAGTTATAAATGGAATGAAGTTTTATTCTGAATTAAGAGCCATCACTTGTCTTTATGCCATTGTTTTCTGTGGATTCCTTCATGCTGTGTGCATTGCCCAGTTATCAAAACAAGATACTCTGTTTATACATTACACAAAACTAGAAATGAGAAACAAAGACTCACAAATCTAACACAGACCTTACTCCTGACTGCCACTGCAACTGTCTTGTCACATCTTTAGCACAGGAATTCTCAGAGCATACTGAAAAACCATGGAAAATGAAATCCAATTTGCCAGTGACTTACCTGGGTAACTGTATTAGCTGTCAATATTTGTAACTCAGATCTATTCCTCCCAACTGTCTAGCTCCAGAAGCTACTGTAATGACACCCTACTACCGACAAGTACTTTACACATGATTTCTCTGTCTACTCAGATCAAAAAGCACCACCTCAGCGTCCAAGTCGGTTATGCAAGCTGTGTGACTGAGAGCTCTGTAGGCCTCGAGTTCCACTTACAATCATTCCTCTTAGAAGACACTGCTCCCCACACACAGGACAGGGTTTGGAGACATGTTGGTAACAGATGAAGTGCTTCTTTTACCTGTCCTCCTGAGAATTCTTCCCAGATCGCCTCTTATTTTTAGCCTCTCGGGGAGATGAGCGGATTTTCTTGGAGGGGGGACCTGAATCTCTTCCATAATCTTCATCTAGATGGGACAGTATAAAATGGTTTTGAATCAAACTCCTAGTTCCCCAGAAAACTGAATTCCTCAGCTATAACTTGATCATTTTATGCACAGCCTCTCCCCCCAAAATCACAAAGCTTCAAACAAACCTTGACTGAGAGAAAGTCCTGTCTTAAAAGTAGTGATTTAGATTTTCTTCTGTCAACAGCACAACAAAAATGCTGCTGACAAACAAGTCTCACACAGGACAATAAGGAAACACAGAAAAAGCCTCACAACAGGCCACAGCATCTCATTTTACATCTAGTTAGAAACAGAATTATGAGGTAGACTTATGAAAAATTAACATCCTAAATGTTAGAGCTATCAGTATGGTTAAGGGATTTGAACATGtgtcctgtgaagaaagactgagagacctggggctgcttagtctggagaaggctgagaggggaatcTTATTAGTATCTATAAATATCCAGGGGGTAGATGTCAAGATGAAGGCgacaggctctttttggtggtgcccagtaacaggacaagtaACACTGAGCATAAGCTGCAAGtgaggaagttccatctcaatgtgaggagaagcttcttagCTGTgtggatgctggagccctgaagcaggctgcctagggaggttgtggagtctccatctctggagaggcTCCAAACTTAACTGAATGCATTCCTGACAGGATAAAGTTTAGTATTGCAGGGCAAATAGTAAAATTTCTACCCAGGACTTCCAGAGGGCGAACGTTGTCCTATTCAAAGACCTACTTAGAAGCATCCTGTGTGGTAGGGTTCTAGAAGGTTGGGGTGTCCAGGAGAGCCAGTTAAGATTCAGACACCACCTCGTCCAAGCTCAAGAAAAACATATACCCTtagaagaggggaaagaaagagcaaaTCTATGCTAGAGCAGGCAGGAAATTTGGAGggctggactaaatgatctccaggtcacttccagtccccaacattttgtgattctgtgtgacctgccctaggtaatcctgctttggGGCAGGGAAGCTGAACTAGGTGGTCTCCAGAAGTCCTTTCCTACCCCTACCATCCTACAAACCTATGCATTGCTGTATGTTTTCGACAGCAAACACTTTATTTGCTGTCCTACAGTGGGGGCAAAAAAATAGTCATTGTGTAGTAGTTTGCAGTGTTAACTTCTTACACTCTTACACAATAGCTCATTCAAGATGAGGAACAGAGCTGCAGTGAAGAACTCTGCATATTTGTTTCCATTAATTATCAGAGTAACCTCGCTCAGCAAACAGTAGCAGGATGTCTGTTTGctaagaacacaaaacatgCTCCCCATATGGCTTCCAGAAATATTGTGTTAATTCACACAGAacataaagctttttttttttttaagcagcaaTTCACAAAAATGCCTGACATTAGGGGACTAATGAGAGTCCACTGAAAACATTTTAATGTAGGGGGGGGGAAAGTAGCATCAAGGCGATTCTGCCAGACCATAACATAGACCAAGGAAGAAAACAGTTGGTGCCAACAGCCTCGAGGCACTACAACAATACAAGCATTAAATAATAAGATTTCTATCACCATTGTTTGTTTGATACAAAACATATGAGAATCATTACATTTTCAAAACCTTATTAACAATTCAGAGACTCTGAAAGCAGAAAGTCCTTAGAATGTTAAGCTAAAGATGCAACTAGAAACAAAACGATTTACATGCAAAGCAAGAAAGGAACTGCTCTAACTTAATATTATAgtggtaagaaaaaaaaattaccagcATCATCTGATTCCTGAAACTGAGAGTAATCGACCACCTTCCTGTTCCTGttaaggagagaaaaataaacattAGCAATTCATGATCTCAGAGATATAAAAGCATTCTCAAAGTAGTAAGGAACTGCCATGTCCTTGCTTCTAGTGCAGGATTTGTGACCCAAACCCATTCCCAAACTCTCATAAATaagccacctccagctctgaagTCAGAAACAAGCATGGGGCTATTTCAGcactttccccagaagctggtaTCAGAGCCTGGATTAAGGTCTCAGAATTGGGAATTGCTTTTTGGTAGGCAGCACTCTTAAGGCTCACAACTGCAGCCAGGAAGAGCCATCTGAACCTCTGCTATATGGCTCTTCCCTTATTAAAATTCACTCTATCATTAGCTGTCAGATAATGAAAGCATTACTTGAAAGCTCTGTCTACAGCCCAAGATAAAAGACACAAAGGACACATCCCTCAAGCCAGAGGTCCCCCAATAGCCCGTCCTAAAGGTGTGATACTCAAAACCagggttccagggatggaacaagggcagcaatgagatcaacATTTCCTAACTGCTGCTCAATACAATCACACTTGTTCTTATCTTCTGCTCAGAACTGTCTTCCCCCTTGAGCACTATTTCTAAAGCATTTCACTTCTAGGTGCTTTCTCAATTCATTACTTTGATGCTCTAAGATCTAAGACAGCTGCTTATAACTCCTGAAACTGCTAGAAAGGGTACAAAGGGCCACAAAGAGAATGAATGGACCAGAACATCtatgtgaagaaaggctgtggGACTTGTCATTTTTCATCTTGGAAAAGAGACTAAGGGAAGATCTCATAGATGTTGAccaatacttaaagggtgggtgccaggaggatgaggtcagtctgttttcagtggtgctcagtgacagggcaaggggtaacAAGctggaacataggaagttccatctaaacacgaggaggatcttctttactttgagtgGAAGAGCACTGAAGCAGACTGTCCAGCAAGGTGGTaaagtctccatctctgaagtCATTCTAAACatgcctggatgctctccagaggtctcctccaacctgtatcattctgtgatgctttgaCTAGGCACAAAAATGGAAGACACATTTAACCCAAGCTGTTGGACAGCCAAATTTTACCTCATCAGCACCTTCCCTGATCTCCAATCAAACTGAAAGTAGCCCAGGCAAGAAGATGTCACTACCAGTGCAAATGTAATGGTCAATTCCACACAAAATTAACCACACCTGTAGCTATTACGAAGATGActgcctcactgccaacaaAATTGGATCTATTTCTGTAACTTTAATAAATAAGCAAAATCTCAACCCCAAAGTATTGGTGACTGCTGGCTATTTTCTCAGCACCTGTCCCAATTACTTTATTGATAAGACACCACTGCCCTGTAATACAGCTCCTTGAGGGAGCCAAGGTAACTGAATTAGATTTGAGTTGTAGCTGGTAACACATCAGGCAAATTCAGACTCCAAACATCCACCTCTTGCAGCTGACATGCAACAGGAGGAGGCACAGCTGAAGAAGGCATGGCATTCAGACACCCCTACACGCACAGCTTACAATCCTTTTGACCCAAAGCCAAAGATGAATCTGGTTTCACAGTAATCACCCCACAAGCTCACCTCAACAGCTTGAAAAGTCAATGAGATGTAGGTTAACTCATCTACCCACATTATAGACTTCAGGAACACCTCAAAGAGAAGCCAGCATAAGCTCCATCCAGCACACAAAGCCCTTTCCCTGTACTGTGGAAACTGTAGGACTGTTGAACTTCACATTCAGTTCTCacacctgagctgcacttcGTGATTTCCACCATGCCTGATAAGACTGTTAAACCAAAAGATATCCTAGAAGTCATTGCTGTGTTCTGGGTGTTGATCCTTTTGAAAGCAGTTACAAGTT from the Pogoniulus pusillus isolate bPogPus1 chromosome 39, bPogPus1.pri, whole genome shotgun sequence genome contains:
- the NUCKS1 gene encoding nuclear ubiquitous casein and cyclin-dependent kinase substrate 1, with protein sequence MSRPVRNRKVVDYSQFQESDDADEDYGRDSGPPSKKIRSSPREAKNKRRSGKNSQEDSEDSEEKDVKTKKDDSHSADEDFGSEDDDLGADDGKADSDYESSQKSKKGKKAKPEKNKRAASKSRKRPAEDSEDEKEDHKNVRQQRQAASKAASKQREMLMDDVGSEEEEQEDDEAQFQENSGSDEDFLMEDDDDSDYGSSKKKNKKVSKKSKPERKEKKMPKPRLKATVTPSPVKGKGKAGRPTASKATKEKTPSPKEEDEEPESPPEKKKSTSPPPEKSGDEGSEDEAPSGED